The DNA segment aggtgtgtgagtgagtgtgctgCAAATGTACAGTGttacaggagagaaaacaagcaTGCTCTCCTGCAATCCATTCATCTTGTTCAGCCTTCAGACATGGCTTCGTTGTAGACTAATTACATGAATGTGACCAGACATACGATACCTCTGTGCACCTGACAGTGTTCACATTAACAAGCGCACTAACGGCCCGTTCTCACACCAGTTAGCCAGTGCGGTCACAGTTTCCAGTGAAGAGAGTCTCCCCAGAGGGAGCAACTTGACACTATCAGGTATAGTAATTTCCCAGAAACAGGAGGGAGAGACACGCAAAAATGTCCGTGTAGTGTTGTGTCTGTGATTGACACAGACAAGTTGGGTCAGAGTTTGGCCACGCTACTGAGATCATTGGGGACAAATGAGAGTGAGTCAATCATTGCTGTTATCTACACCGACATGGACAGGCGGCTTGAATCAACTGGATTAATGAAAATGTAGTTTGCCAAAGCAGGACAATGAACGTTGTATCTCATTTCCCCCGAAACAGATTTGTTTTCCATATCTCTTAAATTTGTAATTAATCCAAACAGTTATGTAAAAGCGGCACCATAAATACAGCCAGTGCAATTACCTTGCAGCCGACAGCAAGCAGGGCGTTGAGCACAACAATAGCAGACATGACTGCTATCATAACTTTGGGGTGGTCATCCCTGACTGCAGGCCAGAAAGTCAGCACCAGAACTGAGCCAGAGAGGCAGAGCGCCACTACGATGGTGCACCACTGCAGCCATTCAAACGGGAGGATCCACAGGACCTGATGAAGGAAACAACAGTGCATtatatacagggttcccacacattttcatggacaaaaatTCCATAAAACAATCTATCAGACttcatttgtatagcacttttcaaataaacaaagtgtACCACAAAATGCCtcatataataaaaacaaaaacaagcatgcaaataaaaaaacacacaaaaaagtagcTGGCGCACATGAAGGGAGTGAGGGGCCACggggagaaaatggagaaatgtacgtgacaataacaaaatgttgtcacacacTGTAGTTAAGTTACATCgacagcaaaatacattttccagtATGTTACATTAAGTGGAAGGTAATCAATGCAAGTCAggatttataattaatttactAACAATGTCATACAAGTAAATGTTATCAGAATATTGTAGCTAAATCTGGTGATAttctatgttttctttttgtcaacaaatctggaagaaaaaaaacaaacattaatttagttacccatttttaaaaattatattttcaagaGGAATCAATGGGCTTTGGGCTGAGTGCCACAGACTGAAACTTTTACATCTGTTAATCTGAGATAAAAAATCAGGTCTTACCACTGCTGGTATGTAAATTGCAAGAGAATATCCATACACACAGACGATCTCCATAAACGAGTAGGACACCAAGTTCATGATCTTGTTGTTTCTCCATAGCAGGAAACCCCAGAGGGCGAGGGGCACAAACCAAGCATAGCTGAAGATCACTGTTGCAGCTATGGTCactggaaaacacagaaaattcaaaaataGAAGGCTCTTTAAGCAAAATGCAAGGTATTTCTCTTAAATTCAACCTGAACAAGTGAGCCATGAATATCAAAGAATGGCAGCACTTACCTTTTTGAAACTCAGGGGTATACTTATAATGTGGTTGGCCAAAGTGCACCAGAAAGTTGGAAATGTTTCCACTGATGGCGATGGCAAACACAAGGGTGGTACAAATCCAGAATGGTCCTGAAAGCACAAATATCGCGCATTAATGCTTCAGTCTGTATGCAcctttatttcattcattttaaatattaaatcactTAGGAAATAGCACAGAACATGAAAATGATTATCTTTCAtttactaagaaaaaaaatcacaacctCTTATTATGTCATGCATGTTAAAGTGCTTTAGTACTAACCATAAAGATCAGGATTTCTGCGAAGGTAAAGATGAATGAAGTTCTTTCCAGGCCATGGAAGCATTGATCCAATGATTCTTTCCCTCACCTGAAAGAAATGGGAATAATCATTACATTTGTAAGTAAATCAAAGCTATATCTGTTGTGAACCACGTCATAAGTCATTAAAATAAGTTGTAAATGTATTACGTGATGGGTCTCGATGTCAAAAAATCGTTGGTAGTACTCAAATGTCCAGAAAGGGACACTTTTCTTTTGCCCAGAGAGAAGCTtcaattgaaaaagaaaatggataaaagcaaaattaataaaatatatatttgaagcaacattttacatttcactgaa comes from the Plectropomus leopardus isolate mb chromosome 12, YSFRI_Pleo_2.0, whole genome shotgun sequence genome and includes:
- the yipf1 gene encoding protein YIPF1 produces the protein MASVNDPFQFKEFEEAGNLLEANRDAITISIEDDDIQPERKGKAAGFSPDVNDEDPLASDDKAELLSGQKKSVPFWTFEYYQRFFDIETHHVRERIIGSMLPWPGKNFIHLYLRRNPDLYGPFWICTTLVFAIAISGNISNFLVHFGQPHYKYTPEFQKVTIAATVIFSYAWFVPLALWGFLLWRNNKIMNLVSYSFMEIVCVYGYSLAIYIPAVVLWILPFEWLQWCTIVVALCLSGSVLVLTFWPAVRDDHPKVMIAVMSAIVVLNALLAVGCKAYFFHSPQPELPPDKSVVTVVAKAPSST